In Pyxidicoccus xibeiensis, the following proteins share a genomic window:
- a CDS encoding YybH family protein: MTDVRQPADMNAAFAAAFNTGRIEALIALYEPNALLVGHGEVDRRGLGDIRAELEGLLALGGRMESTNLFAHTVGDLSLLSARFRLEGRAPDGGPLVVEGRTAEVVRRQEDGRWLYIIDHPFSAPAGP, encoded by the coding sequence ATGACGGACGTCAGGCAGCCCGCCGACATGAACGCAGCCTTCGCCGCGGCCTTCAACACGGGACGTATCGAGGCGCTGATAGCCCTCTACGAGCCCAACGCCCTGCTGGTGGGCCACGGCGAGGTGGACCGGCGCGGGCTCGGGGACATCCGCGCGGAGTTGGAGGGACTGCTCGCGTTGGGCGGTCGCATGGAGTCGACCAACCTCTTCGCTCACACCGTCGGCGACCTGTCCCTGTTGAGCGCCCGGTTCCGGCTCGAAGGCCGCGCACCGGACGGCGGCCCCCTGGTGGTCGAGGGGCGCACCGCTGAGGTGGTCCGCCGGCAGGAGGACGGGCGCTGGCTCTACATCATCGACCACCCCTTCAGCGCTCCCGCCGGGCCCTGA
- a CDS encoding S9 family peptidase: MSLSLLAALALGATPAPARPQPYTIQDQVTLRRLSNPRVSPDGKQIAFVLRSTDMEANRGRNDLWLANLDAEGATPRQLTSHPDSDSEPTWAPDGKSVFFLSSRGGSSQVWRLPVDGGEPQQVTKLPLDVGAFRLSRDGSQLAVALDVFPDCATLECNTQRDAERSKKKTTGRTYDKLFVRHWDTWKEGKRSHLFVVPVAGGTPVDVMKGMDADAPSKPFGGAEEFSFTPDGKGVVFTARDVGRTESWSTDLDLFLASTDGKAKPRKLTEKNRATDTSPVFSPDGKTLAYLAMSRPGYEADRYRVILRTWPGGQERVLAEPWDRSAGALAWSADGKTLYATANHLGQQPVFALDVASGKVTQLTKEGTADSPQPAAGGRIVYVHDDLDSPADLHVMNADGSGSRQLTQVNQEHAARLRFGAFEQFEFPGWNNETVRGYVVKPVDFDAKRQYPVAFLIHGGPQGSFGNHFHYRWNPQTYAARGYVAVMIDFHGSTGYGQAFTDSIQDDWGGKPLEDLKKGLAAARERYPFIHKTRGCALGASYGGYMINWIAGNWPDGFQCLVNHDGILDERMGYFDTEELWFPEWEHKGTPWDNPEGYGKHSPINHVAKWKTPMMVIHGGQDFRVVETQGLGTFTALQRKGIPSKLLYFPDENHWVLKPANSVQWHDEVLAWLDQWTKK; this comes from the coding sequence TTGTCGCTGTCGCTTCTCGCGGCCCTGGCCCTTGGCGCCACCCCGGCGCCGGCCCGGCCCCAGCCCTACACCATCCAGGACCAGGTCACCCTGCGCCGGCTCAGCAACCCGCGCGTGTCCCCGGATGGAAAGCAGATTGCCTTCGTCCTGCGCTCCACCGACATGGAGGCCAACCGCGGCCGCAATGACTTGTGGCTCGCCAACCTCGACGCGGAAGGTGCCACCCCGCGCCAGCTCACCTCGCACCCGGACTCCGACAGCGAGCCCACCTGGGCCCCGGACGGCAAGAGCGTCTTCTTCCTCTCCTCGCGCGGCGGCTCCTCGCAGGTGTGGCGCCTGCCCGTGGACGGCGGCGAGCCCCAGCAGGTGACGAAGCTCCCGCTCGACGTCGGCGCCTTCCGCCTGTCGCGTGACGGCAGCCAGCTCGCCGTGGCGCTGGACGTCTTCCCCGACTGCGCCACGCTGGAGTGCAACACCCAGCGCGACGCAGAGCGCTCCAAGAAGAAGACCACCGGGCGCACCTACGACAAGCTGTTCGTGCGCCACTGGGACACGTGGAAGGAGGGCAAGCGCTCGCACCTGTTCGTCGTCCCCGTGGCCGGTGGCACGCCCGTGGACGTGATGAAGGGCATGGACGCGGATGCCCCGTCCAAGCCCTTCGGCGGCGCGGAGGAGTTCTCCTTCACCCCGGACGGCAAGGGCGTGGTGTTCACCGCGCGCGACGTGGGCCGCACCGAGTCCTGGTCCACCGACCTGGACCTCTTCCTCGCCTCCACGGACGGCAAGGCGAAGCCCCGCAAGCTCACCGAGAAGAACCGCGCCACGGACACCAGCCCCGTCTTCAGCCCGGACGGCAAGACGCTGGCGTACCTGGCCATGTCCCGCCCCGGCTACGAGGCGGACCGCTACCGCGTCATCCTCCGCACGTGGCCGGGCGGCCAGGAGCGCGTGCTCGCCGAGCCGTGGGACCGCTCCGCCGGCGCCCTCGCCTGGAGCGCGGACGGCAAGACGCTCTACGCCACCGCCAACCACCTCGGCCAGCAGCCCGTCTTCGCGCTGGACGTCGCCAGCGGCAAGGTGACGCAGCTCACGAAGGAAGGCACCGCGGACTCGCCGCAGCCGGCCGCCGGGGGCCGCATCGTCTACGTGCATGACGACCTGGACTCGCCCGCGGACCTGCACGTCATGAACGCGGACGGCAGCGGCTCGCGCCAGCTCACCCAGGTGAACCAGGAGCACGCGGCCCGCCTGCGCTTCGGCGCCTTCGAGCAGTTCGAGTTCCCCGGCTGGAACAACGAGACGGTGCGCGGCTACGTCGTGAAGCCGGTGGACTTCGATGCGAAGCGCCAGTACCCCGTGGCCTTCCTCATCCACGGCGGCCCCCAGGGCTCCTTCGGCAACCACTTCCACTACCGGTGGAACCCGCAGACCTACGCGGCCCGCGGCTACGTGGCCGTGATGATCGACTTCCACGGCTCCACCGGCTACGGCCAGGCCTTCACCGACTCCATCCAGGACGACTGGGGCGGCAAGCCGCTGGAGGACCTGAAGAAGGGCCTGGCCGCCGCCCGCGAGCGCTACCCGTTCATCCACAAGACGCGCGGCTGCGCGCTGGGCGCCAGCTACGGCGGGTACATGATCAACTGGATTGCCGGCAACTGGCCGGACGGCTTCCAGTGCCTCGTCAACCACGACGGCATCCTCGACGAGCGCATGGGCTACTTCGACACCGAGGAGCTGTGGTTCCCCGAGTGGGAGCACAAGGGCACGCCCTGGGACAACCCCGAGGGTTACGGCAAGCACAGCCCCATCAACCACGTGGCGAAGTGGAAGACGCCGATGATGGTCATCCACGGCGGCCAGGACTTCCGCGTGGTGGAGACGCAAGGGCTGGGCACCTTCACCGCCCTGCAGCGCAAGGGCATCCCCTCCAAGCTGCTCTACTTCCCCGACGAGAACCACTGGGTCCTCAAGCCGGCCAACAGCGTGCAGTGGCACGACGAGGTGCTGGCCTGGCTCGACCAGTGGACCAAGAAGTAG
- the fliB gene encoding flagellin lysine-N-methylase gives MTATAPRYMTRFRCLAEACEDTCCAGLTVTIEGAPLQRLREAVAGGPDAELVERLVRPEGAGPDAAQVQHFVRPEEGGGAVIAKREDGHCVFLDAGRLCSLHRKYGEPVLSDACSTFPRTATRWGERLEVAGTLACPEVARLCLLAEDGLEPVPVSEDLAVRPEAARRIGGDAWTRHAEAVRATALGVLQRRELPYASRLFALGQLALRLDGFYFRGTEAFGDEADALLHDVLRSFASPDTLTAIHEGFSALVLPGGPWAGICATVLKARAGSVRSERFHTLVRSVLASYGGADSPDEVWRLHAERRERLAPALAERMEQYFRHHAVNHWLRHPFTDSPRLLDYVFRLTLRAAVLKWTLFGHPTVVALCEDGAGDTARLDAAAVECFQLIAKHVEQAPELHSLATGLAGHGGTETLGRMLVLLKGL, from the coding sequence ATGACGGCCACCGCGCCCCGGTACATGACGCGCTTCAGGTGCCTCGCGGAAGCCTGCGAGGACACCTGCTGCGCGGGGCTCACCGTCACCATCGAAGGGGCGCCCCTGCAGCGGCTGCGCGAGGCGGTGGCGGGCGGCCCGGACGCGGAGCTGGTGGAGCGCTTGGTGCGGCCGGAGGGCGCCGGCCCGGACGCGGCGCAGGTGCAGCACTTCGTGCGGCCGGAAGAGGGCGGTGGCGCGGTCATCGCGAAGCGGGAAGACGGGCACTGCGTGTTCCTGGACGCAGGGAGGCTGTGCTCGCTGCACCGGAAGTACGGTGAGCCCGTGCTGTCGGACGCGTGCTCCACGTTTCCGCGCACGGCCACACGGTGGGGTGAGCGACTGGAGGTGGCCGGCACGCTGGCGTGTCCCGAGGTGGCCCGGCTGTGCCTGCTCGCAGAGGACGGGCTGGAGCCGGTGCCCGTCTCCGAGGACCTGGCCGTGCGTCCGGAGGCGGCGCGGCGAATCGGTGGAGATGCGTGGACGCGGCATGCGGAGGCCGTGCGCGCCACGGCGCTGGGGGTGCTCCAGCGGCGGGAGCTTCCGTACGCGTCACGGTTGTTCGCGCTGGGACAGCTCGCGCTCCGGCTGGACGGGTTCTACTTCCGGGGGACGGAGGCGTTTGGAGACGAAGCGGATGCACTGCTCCACGACGTGCTGCGCTCCTTCGCGTCGCCCGACACGCTGACCGCGATACACGAAGGCTTCTCCGCGCTGGTGCTGCCCGGAGGACCGTGGGCGGGCATCTGCGCCACCGTGCTCAAGGCCCGCGCGGGCTCCGTGCGGAGCGAGCGCTTCCACACGCTGGTGCGCTCGGTGCTCGCGTCCTACGGGGGCGCGGACTCACCGGACGAGGTGTGGCGTCTGCACGCGGAGCGGCGCGAGCGATTGGCACCCGCGCTGGCCGAGCGGATGGAGCAGTACTTCCGCCACCACGCGGTGAACCACTGGCTGCGCCACCCGTTCACCGACTCGCCCCGGCTGCTGGACTACGTGTTCCGGCTGACGCTGCGCGCGGCGGTGCTGAAGTGGACCCTCTTCGGGCACCCCACGGTGGTGGCGCTGTGTGAGGACGGAGCAGGGGACACGGCCCGGCTCGACGCCGCCGCCGTCGAGTGCTTCCAGCTCATCGCCAAGCACGTGGAGCAGGCGCCGGAGCTGCACTCACTCGCGACGGGCCTCGCGGGCCACGGTGGCACGGAGACGCTGGGCCGGATGCTGGTGCTGTTGAAGGGGCTCTGA
- a CDS encoding DUF4142 domain-containing protein, which yields MKRTIQGVILAASLFGGTAALAQGAANPSTGAPPPGQAKAMKGTAEFQGFMAPTDEKALLERLHYANQQEIKLGQLAEKNAMNADVKSFASMMVKDHTALDQKLMDYAKTKGLKLAEMPKPMNDVEKKVMAQDKATMEELQVLKGAAFDSCYMAGQVGDHDATLGKVMAAKQGMTNPDPQLTAMMQELTQKVPAHREQAWTLLGKLDDTLAVGGSGSQGGMNGSQGGTMDHGSMGHGTQGGTTAPTTPAPKK from the coding sequence ATGAAGCGCACCATTCAAGGCGTCATCCTCGCGGCCTCGCTCTTCGGCGGCACCGCCGCGCTCGCGCAGGGCGCCGCCAACCCCTCCACGGGCGCCCCGCCTCCGGGCCAGGCCAAGGCCATGAAGGGCACGGCCGAGTTCCAGGGCTTCATGGCCCCCACGGACGAGAAGGCCCTGCTGGAGCGGCTGCACTACGCCAACCAGCAGGAAATCAAGCTCGGCCAGCTCGCCGAGAAGAACGCGATGAACGCGGACGTGAAGTCCTTTGCCAGCATGATGGTCAAGGACCACACCGCCCTGGACCAGAAGCTCATGGACTATGCGAAGACCAAGGGCCTGAAGCTGGCGGAGATGCCCAAGCCCATGAACGACGTGGAGAAGAAGGTCATGGCGCAGGACAAGGCCACCATGGAGGAGCTCCAGGTCCTCAAGGGCGCGGCCTTCGACTCGTGTTACATGGCCGGCCAGGTGGGCGACCATGACGCCACGCTCGGCAAGGTGATGGCGGCGAAGCAGGGCATGACGAACCCCGACCCGCAGCTGACCGCGATGATGCAGGAGCTCACCCAGAAGGTGCCGGCCCACCGCGAGCAGGCGTGGACCCTCCTCGGCAAGCTGGATGACACCCTGGCCGTGGGCGGCTCCGGCTCCCAGGGCGGAATGAATGGCAGCCAGGGCGGCACCATGGACCACGGCTCCATGGGCCACGGCACCCAGGGCGGCACCACCGCCCCCACCACCCCGGCGCCCAAGAAGTAG
- a CDS encoding winged helix-turn-helix transcriptional regulator produces the protein MPKGEDGVCIIERRLAALAGRFRAEILKALEGGEVHFNALKRLTGASANSLTRQVRALEEEGLVTSRRETRWGRNQYGLTDAGRQALALLDAVAKLQEPEPRS, from the coding sequence ATGCCGAAGGGTGAAGATGGGGTCTGCATCATCGAGCGGCGGCTGGCAGCCCTCGCCGGACGCTTCCGCGCGGAAATCCTGAAGGCCCTCGAAGGGGGAGAGGTGCACTTCAATGCCCTCAAGCGCCTGACAGGTGCCTCGGCGAACAGCCTGACCCGCCAGGTGCGCGCGCTGGAGGAGGAGGGGCTCGTCACCTCCCGGCGCGAGACGCGGTGGGGCCGGAATCAGTACGGCCTGACGGACGCGGGGCGGCAAGCGCTCGCGTTGCTGGATGCGGTGGCGAAGCTCCAGGAACCCGAGCCGCGCTCCTGA
- a CDS encoding TIGR02266 family protein: protein MKLKHETVGSFAEEFATNLSPGGMFVRSRTPQPVGTPVKFEVQIAGGVRVLRGAATVRWVRDVGDPAGPPGMGLQFDELDPASRALVDKMLLQRKADAPALTQTPLPSIAPSVAPAVAPMQAPRVAPMQARPVPPAPPAPPAPTRPVPPAPAPRAAGGMALDSLFDDLESAGGPSAPVADEPFDFPPPVAEPRTPAPFPAMAFAPPPPADDDVDIPLEELIASTPPPPLPPDGDEPLPGLDFEMEAADPGAPVAMGLPLDESPIEVGVTLELEPPSGAAPSGGGLEFELDLGDAVEATARPAPPPPPRAAAPRTSPPPPPAAPSGGGLEFELDLSDAFEEAPTAPKPAAPRPAPAPPPRAPVAPPPAPAAARSGGAFEFDLDLSEAMEEAPVAPPPPPRAAAVTPPPPPPRAAVPPAPPAAARSGGSIEFDLDLTEESDPFELGSSTPKAAPARPAPPPPPPAAATAFRPPPQPVAPPPPPPQPLPSLPNVRREAPRAPEPVGTPTVLAPVAAKSAPVAPPLDERGLPKTIFLPPPPQITGTGPVIGIDLGTTNSCVALLSNGRPMVLRSREGYNTIPSVISLNAQAKLLVSHRAKNQLVLRPQQTIYGAKRLVGRPFDSAVVNQVRERFHYEIVPDAAGRAAVRLGDAVLSLEEVQAIILRECKEMAETHLNQKVERAVVTVPAYYSEPQREAVRKSGILAGLKVERILNEPTSAALAYGLNRELNKKVLVYDLGGGTFDATILKIEKNVFEVLGTGGDIFLGGIDFDNLIVDYLLARFQEKEGIAFNGDGIALSRVSDAAERAKMALSERASFEVHIPMLMMDEAGRPRDLRVVMTRQELEKICDPLLSRTVDVVRDVLLDAKLKASEVDDIILVGGMSRMPLVRDKLKGLFGKGPQASVNADEAVALGAALYSGSVDKVSSVVLIDVLPMTVGVAMPGGAFKRVIERNSPLPAQRSFAITTNKDNEEFLELSIFQGEDNHISANEYLGTVRIEGLPRGPKGSVRVAVTIKLDSECVLHVEAREYSTRKEVKATLATRYSPEELQKQLQVSKESVKAAEDRRGADLKERAGGFWGFVKKALKRK from the coding sequence GTGAAGCTCAAGCATGAAACGGTGGGGAGCTTCGCGGAGGAGTTCGCCACCAACCTGAGCCCGGGTGGGATGTTCGTCCGCTCGCGCACCCCGCAGCCCGTGGGGACACCCGTCAAGTTCGAGGTACAGATTGCCGGGGGCGTGCGCGTGCTGCGCGGCGCCGCCACGGTGCGCTGGGTCCGCGACGTGGGAGACCCCGCGGGCCCGCCCGGAATGGGGCTCCAGTTCGACGAGCTGGACCCGGCGAGCCGCGCGCTCGTCGACAAGATGCTCCTGCAGCGCAAGGCGGATGCCCCCGCGCTCACCCAGACGCCGCTGCCCTCCATCGCGCCCTCCGTGGCCCCGGCCGTGGCCCCCATGCAGGCGCCCCGGGTGGCCCCCATGCAGGCGCGCCCCGTGCCGCCTGCTCCTCCGGCACCTCCTGCTCCCACCCGGCCCGTGCCTCCGGCGCCCGCGCCGCGCGCGGCGGGGGGCATGGCGCTCGACTCGCTCTTCGATGACCTGGAGTCGGCGGGAGGGCCGTCAGCGCCCGTCGCGGACGAGCCCTTCGACTTTCCCCCGCCAGTCGCAGAGCCGCGGACTCCCGCGCCCTTCCCGGCGATGGCCTTCGCCCCGCCGCCGCCCGCCGACGACGACGTGGACATCCCGCTGGAGGAGCTCATCGCGAGCACCCCTCCGCCGCCCCTGCCCCCGGACGGGGACGAGCCGCTGCCCGGGCTCGACTTCGAGATGGAGGCCGCGGACCCCGGCGCGCCCGTGGCCATGGGGCTGCCGCTCGACGAGTCACCCATCGAGGTCGGCGTCACGCTGGAGCTGGAGCCGCCTTCCGGTGCGGCTCCCTCCGGTGGGGGCCTGGAGTTCGAGCTGGACCTGGGGGATGCCGTGGAGGCTACGGCCCGCCCGGCGCCGCCGCCTCCGCCTCGCGCCGCGGCTCCCAGGACTTCGCCGCCTCCGCCTCCCGCCGCCCCCTCGGGTGGCGGTCTGGAGTTCGAGCTCGACCTCTCGGATGCCTTCGAGGAAGCGCCCACCGCGCCGAAGCCCGCGGCGCCGAGGCCCGCGCCCGCGCCTCCGCCTCGCGCTCCGGTGGCTCCGCCTCCGGCGCCCGCGGCGGCCCGCTCGGGTGGCGCGTTCGAGTTCGACCTGGACCTCTCCGAGGCCATGGAGGAGGCACCTGTCGCGCCTCCGCCTCCGCCCCGCGCGGCGGCCGTGACGCCTCCGCCTCCGCCGCCCCGTGCGGCGGTTCCGCCCGCGCCGCCCGCGGCGGCCCGCTCCGGCGGGAGCATCGAGTTCGACCTGGACCTCACCGAGGAGAGCGACCCGTTCGAGCTCGGGAGCTCCACGCCGAAGGCGGCCCCGGCCCGGCCCGCGCCTCCGCCTCCGCCTCCGGCTGCCGCCACGGCCTTCCGGCCCCCGCCGCAGCCCGTGGCGCCTCCGCCGCCTCCTCCGCAGCCCCTGCCGTCGCTGCCCAACGTGCGCCGCGAGGCCCCGCGCGCTCCCGAGCCCGTGGGCACTCCCACGGTGCTGGCTCCGGTCGCCGCGAAGTCGGCGCCCGTCGCGCCCCCGCTCGATGAGCGGGGCCTGCCGAAGACCATCTTCCTGCCGCCGCCTCCGCAAATCACCGGCACGGGGCCGGTCATCGGCATCGACCTGGGCACCACCAACTCGTGCGTGGCGCTGCTGTCCAACGGGCGGCCCATGGTCCTGCGCTCGCGCGAGGGCTACAACACCATCCCCTCGGTCATCTCGCTCAACGCGCAGGCCAAGCTGCTCGTCAGCCACCGCGCGAAGAACCAGCTGGTGCTGCGACCGCAGCAGACCATCTACGGCGCGAAGCGGCTGGTGGGCCGTCCCTTCGACAGCGCCGTGGTGAACCAGGTCCGCGAGCGCTTCCACTACGAAATCGTCCCCGACGCCGCCGGCCGCGCCGCCGTGCGCCTGGGCGACGCCGTGCTGTCGCTGGAGGAGGTGCAGGCCATCATCCTCCGCGAGTGCAAGGAGATGGCGGAGACCCACCTCAACCAGAAGGTGGAGCGCGCGGTGGTGACGGTGCCCGCGTACTACTCCGAGCCGCAGCGTGAGGCCGTGCGCAAGTCCGGCATCCTCGCGGGCCTCAAGGTGGAGCGCATCCTCAACGAGCCCACCTCCGCGGCGCTCGCCTACGGCCTCAACCGCGAGCTGAACAAGAAGGTCCTCGTCTACGACCTGGGCGGCGGTACCTTCGACGCGACGATTCTGAAAATCGAGAAGAACGTCTTCGAGGTGCTCGGCACCGGCGGCGACATCTTCCTGGGCGGTATCGACTTCGACAACCTCATCGTCGACTACCTCCTGGCGCGCTTCCAGGAGAAGGAGGGCATTGCCTTCAACGGTGACGGCATCGCCCTGTCGCGCGTGAGCGACGCGGCCGAGCGCGCGAAGATGGCCCTGTCCGAGCGCGCCAGCTTCGAGGTCCACATCCCCATGCTGATGATGGACGAGGCGGGCCGGCCCCGTGACTTGCGCGTGGTGATGACGCGGCAGGAGCTGGAGAAGATCTGCGACCCGCTGCTCAGCCGCACCGTGGACGTGGTGCGGGACGTGCTGCTGGACGCGAAGCTCAAGGCCAGCGAGGTGGACGACATCATCCTCGTGGGCGGCATGAGCCGCATGCCCCTGGTGCGCGACAAGCTCAAGGGGCTGTTCGGCAAGGGGCCGCAGGCCAGCGTCAACGCGGACGAGGCGGTGGCCCTGGGCGCGGCGCTCTACTCGGGCTCGGTGGACAAGGTGAGCAGCGTGGTGCTCATCGACGTGCTGCCGATGACGGTGGGCGTGGCCATGCCCGGCGGCGCCTTCAAGCGCGTCATCGAGCGCAACAGCCCGCTGCCCGCGCAGCGCTCCTTCGCCATCACGACGAACAAGGACAACGAGGAGTTCCTCGAGCTGTCCATCTTCCAGGGCGAGGACAACCACATCTCCGCCAACGAGTACCTGGGCACCGTGCGCATCGAGGGCCTGCCCCGGGGGCCGAAGGGCTCCGTGCGCGTGGCGGTGACCATCAAGCTCGACTCCGAGTGCGTGCTGCACGTGGAGGCGCGCGAGTACTCCACGCGCAAGGAAGTGAAGGCCACGCTGGCCACGCGCTACTCGCCGGAGGAGCTGCAGAAGCAGCTCCAGGTGAGCAAGGAGTCGGTGAAGGCGGCCGAGGATCGCCGTGGCGCCGACCTCAAGGAGCGCGCCGGTGGCTTCTGGGGCTTCGTGAAGAAGGCGCTGAAGCGCAAGTAG
- a CDS encoding enoyl-CoA hydratase/isomerase family protein encodes MSAPAADVLLEVEGAVATLTLNDTARRNVMTPELGAALRTHVEALKLRQDVRAVVLTGAGGAFSAGGDLKMLERLRQASFEEARTFMLEFYARYLSVLDLPMPTIAAVEGPAVGAGLCVALACDLCVVGEDSKLALNFVQLGLHPGMGATYFVPRRAGAQAAAELLLTGRRFDGKDAVRLGLALEAAPAGGVLTRARALAAQLAGNAPLAIRALKRRLAPDRTALRTALEEEARFQAESYGSADLGEGLAAAAERRPPVFQGR; translated from the coding sequence ATGTCCGCTCCTGCCGCCGACGTCCTGCTGGAGGTGGAGGGTGCCGTCGCGACCCTCACCCTGAATGACACCGCCCGCCGCAACGTGATGACTCCCGAGCTGGGAGCCGCGCTGCGGACCCATGTCGAGGCGCTCAAGCTGCGCCAGGACGTGCGGGCGGTGGTCCTCACCGGCGCCGGTGGCGCGTTCTCCGCCGGAGGGGACTTGAAGATGCTGGAGCGGCTGCGCCAGGCCTCGTTCGAGGAGGCGCGCACCTTCATGCTCGAGTTCTACGCGCGCTACCTGAGCGTGCTGGACCTGCCCATGCCCACCATCGCCGCGGTGGAGGGGCCGGCCGTCGGCGCGGGCCTGTGCGTGGCGCTCGCGTGTGACTTGTGCGTCGTCGGCGAGGACTCGAAGCTCGCGCTCAACTTCGTGCAGCTCGGCCTGCATCCGGGCATGGGCGCCACGTACTTCGTGCCCAGGCGGGCCGGTGCGCAGGCCGCCGCCGAGCTGCTCCTCACCGGCCGCCGCTTCGACGGGAAGGATGCCGTGCGGCTCGGGCTCGCGCTGGAGGCTGCTCCGGCGGGCGGAGTGCTCACCCGGGCCCGGGCACTCGCTGCGCAGCTTGCCGGCAATGCGCCGCTGGCAATTCGCGCCCTGAAGCGGAGGCTCGCTCCGGACCGCACCGCGCTGAGGACCGCGCTGGAGGAAGAGGCGCGCTTCCAGGCGGAGAGCTACGGCAGCGCGGACCTGGGAGAGGGACTCGCCGCCGCGGCGGAGCGCCGGCCCCCGGTCTTCCAGGGGCGTTGA
- the mltG gene encoding endolytic transglycosylase MltG yields the protein MKRLAIVLCVVVVLAAVAGTGAFLWAEGQVQSTMAPPGAATVEFTVPKGTSGRGLGTLLASQGLIRDARIWRWHLYRRGAFAPKAGRHEVSPSMTVAELATALEGSPIPEDVPFVVVEGWRLRDTDAALAAANLITPGAYIAAASNPSKFTAPFPLPTKSLEGYLYPETYGVIPGKLDVNALIQRQLDAFGERFYMPNREAIAKSGRTLHEVVVMASMLEREEPVPEQRPLVAGILWKRVDKGFPLGVDATSRYELAQWNDRGAFLKRLRDPQDPYNTRHRKGLPPGPIGAPTVASLQAAMSPKPSEFWYYLHDAERRLHPSRNAQEHEALRRKYNVY from the coding sequence ATGAAGCGTCTCGCTATCGTTTTGTGTGTGGTCGTCGTGCTCGCGGCCGTGGCTGGAACGGGTGCCTTCCTGTGGGCGGAGGGACAGGTCCAGAGCACCATGGCCCCGCCCGGCGCGGCCACCGTGGAGTTCACCGTCCCCAAGGGCACGTCCGGGCGCGGCCTGGGCACGCTGCTCGCCTCGCAGGGCCTCATCCGCGACGCGCGCATCTGGCGCTGGCACCTGTACCGGCGCGGCGCCTTCGCCCCCAAGGCGGGCCGCCACGAGGTGAGCCCGTCCATGACGGTGGCGGAGCTGGCCACCGCGCTGGAGGGCAGCCCCATCCCCGAGGACGTCCCGTTCGTCGTGGTGGAGGGCTGGCGCCTGCGCGACACGGACGCCGCGCTCGCCGCCGCCAACCTCATCACCCCGGGCGCGTACATCGCCGCCGCCAGCAACCCGTCGAAGTTCACCGCGCCCTTCCCGCTGCCCACGAAGAGCCTGGAGGGCTACCTCTACCCGGAGACCTACGGCGTCATCCCGGGAAAGCTGGACGTGAATGCGCTCATCCAGCGCCAGCTGGACGCCTTCGGCGAGCGCTTCTACATGCCCAACCGCGAGGCCATCGCCAAGAGCGGCCGCACGCTGCACGAGGTCGTGGTGATGGCCTCCATGCTGGAGCGCGAGGAGCCCGTGCCGGAGCAGCGGCCCCTGGTGGCCGGCATCCTCTGGAAGCGCGTGGACAAGGGCTTCCCGCTCGGCGTGGACGCGACGTCGCGCTACGAGCTGGCGCAGTGGAACGACCGCGGCGCCTTCCTCAAGCGGCTGAGGGACCCGCAGGACCCGTACAACACCCGGCACCGCAAGGGCCTGCCGCCCGGCCCCATCGGCGCGCCCACGGTGGCCTCGCTCCAGGCGGCCATGTCTCCCAAGCCGAGCGAGTTCTGGTACTACCTGCACGACGCCGAGCGCCGGCTGCACCCCTCGCGCAACGCCCAGGAGCACGAGGCGCTGCGCCGCAAGTACAACGTGTACTGA